A genomic region of Enterobacter hormaechei ATCC 49162 contains the following coding sequences:
- a CDS encoding oligosaccharide MFS transporter, whose product MKSTSTTNRTEYYKISSFIFLYFFTWSASIGLLAIWLGQKANLSGSVIGTVFAVNGIFSVILKPIYGYILDKIGMSKYLLYFVVIMSALMAPFFIYVYQPLLMSNTLLGIIIGALYLSFAWYAGVAACESYSDRFSRLNGMEFGQIRMWGSLGWAVASSFSGLLFNLSPAYNFILGSVASVVMLIVLLSLKVNTNSAHAGEVLTKEKIAPSDVYALLRNRKFWAFCLYVAGVAWMMFIAEQQFSRYFVTFFDDIHEGNAVFGYLGTVQSGMEFVMYMVVPLFVNFIGAKRGLLIVGLVVGARLIISGMCDSHLLISVLKPLYGLEICLLLVSVFKYIAEHFDKRVNATMYLLGYQAMLYVGNVVVSSPAGYMYDRIGFEQTYIIMGATALTFTLISAFTLSACQSKWRGARALNVAETSTR is encoded by the coding sequence ATGAAAAGTACATCGACAACCAACAGAACTGAATATTACAAAATCAGCAGCTTTATCTTTCTCTATTTTTTTACCTGGTCCGCCAGTATTGGTCTGCTGGCGATCTGGCTCGGTCAGAAAGCCAACCTGAGCGGATCGGTGATTGGAACCGTTTTTGCGGTGAACGGGATATTCTCCGTTATTCTCAAGCCGATCTACGGCTATATTCTCGATAAGATCGGCATGAGCAAATACCTGCTCTATTTTGTGGTGATCATGTCGGCCCTGATGGCGCCATTCTTTATTTATGTTTACCAGCCGCTATTAATGTCCAATACCCTGCTGGGGATTATTATCGGCGCGCTCTATTTAAGCTTTGCCTGGTACGCGGGCGTGGCGGCATGTGAATCGTATTCCGACCGCTTTAGCCGCTTAAACGGCATGGAGTTCGGGCAGATCCGTATGTGGGGCTCGCTCGGCTGGGCGGTGGCGTCCTCTTTCTCCGGCCTGCTGTTTAACCTCTCTCCGGCGTATAACTTCATTCTCGGCAGCGTGGCGTCGGTGGTGATGCTGATTGTCCTGCTGAGCCTGAAAGTGAACACTAACTCCGCACACGCAGGCGAGGTGCTGACGAAAGAGAAAATCGCCCCGTCGGACGTTTACGCCCTGCTGCGTAACCGCAAATTCTGGGCTTTTTGCCTGTACGTGGCGGGCGTGGCGTGGATGATGTTTATCGCTGAACAGCAGTTCTCACGTTATTTCGTCACCTTCTTCGATGATATTCATGAGGGCAACGCCGTATTCGGCTATCTCGGGACCGTACAGTCGGGCATGGAATTTGTCATGTATATGGTGGTCCCGCTGTTTGTGAACTTTATTGGTGCCAAGCGCGGGCTGTTAATTGTCGGGCTGGTGGTCGGGGCGCGTCTGATTATTTCCGGCATGTGCGATTCTCACCTGTTAATTTCAGTGCTTAAGCCGCTGTACGGTCTGGAAATATGCCTGCTGCTGGTGTCGGTCTTTAAATATATCGCCGAGCATTTCGACAAGCGCGTGAATGCCACCATGTATTTACTCGGCTATCAGGCGATGCTCTACGTGGGCAACGTAGTGGTCTCTTCCCCTGCGGGCTATATGTATGACCGCATCGGCTTCGAGCAGACCTATATCATCATGGGCGCCACGGCGCTGACCTTTACCCTTATTTCTGCCTTTACGTTATCCGCCTGCCAGAGCAAATGGCGCGGAGCGCGCGCGCTGAACGTAGCAGAAACGTCCACACGATAA
- a CDS encoding glycoside hydrolase family 88 protein, producing the protein MLSRIKEERLSAIAAPVDARAFSDELNSARSHVLDLISRHLTEFGDKFPAETCQDGFYPLTDNVEWTTSFWTGQLWLAWEMSGEAKFRAMAEKHVRSFGLRIAGRNDTNTHDLGFLYTLSCVAAWRLTGNREARGFSLLAAEALLERFHEKAKIIQAWGDLSDPEQAGRMIIDCNMNLPLLYWATEQTGDPRFADAAKAHVMQAATYLIRDDASTFHTYYMDVATGAPRYGNTQQGYADDSCWSRGQAWGIYGFLLSYIYTGDETMIALSKRLANYFLNRLPEDYVCHWDLALVGTDALRDSSSAAIAVCGLLELVKHLPVTDPDRERYLEWAKGIMSSLTKHYLMGKDEKGNGLLKHSVYHLASNKGVDECASWGDYFYVEALVRFTQSWKLYW; encoded by the coding sequence ATGTTAAGTCGTATCAAAGAGGAACGTCTGTCCGCTATCGCTGCGCCCGTTGACGCCCGCGCATTCAGCGATGAACTGAATTCGGCGCGCAGCCACGTTCTCGACCTGATTAGCCGTCATTTAACGGAGTTCGGCGACAAATTCCCGGCGGAAACCTGCCAGGACGGTTTTTATCCGCTAACTGACAACGTGGAGTGGACCACCAGCTTCTGGACCGGGCAGCTGTGGCTGGCGTGGGAGATGAGCGGCGAGGCAAAATTCCGCGCGATGGCGGAAAAACACGTGCGCTCGTTTGGCCTGCGCATCGCCGGGCGCAACGACACCAACACTCACGACTTAGGCTTCCTCTATACGCTCTCCTGCGTAGCCGCGTGGCGGCTGACCGGAAACCGTGAGGCGCGCGGCTTCTCACTGCTGGCGGCGGAAGCTCTGCTGGAGCGTTTTCACGAGAAGGCGAAGATCATCCAGGCGTGGGGCGATCTCTCCGATCCAGAGCAGGCCGGGCGGATGATCATCGACTGCAACATGAACCTGCCGCTGCTCTACTGGGCGACGGAGCAGACGGGCGATCCGCGCTTTGCCGACGCCGCCAAAGCACACGTGATGCAGGCCGCGACGTACCTCATTCGTGACGATGCCTCCACCTTCCACACCTACTATATGGATGTAGCAACCGGCGCACCGCGCTACGGCAATACCCAGCAGGGCTATGCCGACGACTCCTGCTGGTCTCGCGGGCAGGCGTGGGGAATTTACGGCTTCCTGCTGAGCTATATCTATACCGGCGACGAAACGATGATCGCCTTGTCCAAAAGGCTGGCCAATTATTTCCTTAACCGTCTGCCGGAAGACTACGTCTGCCACTGGGATCTGGCGCTGGTGGGCACCGACGCACTGCGTGACTCCTCCTCGGCGGCGATTGCGGTCTGCGGACTGCTGGAGCTGGTGAAGCACCTGCCGGTGACGGACCCGGATCGCGAGCGCTATCTGGAGTGGGCCAAAGGCATTATGTCGTCACTGACGAAACACTACCTGATGGGCAAAGACGAGAAGGGCAACGGGCTGCTGAAGCACTCGGTTTACCACCTCGCGAGCAACAAAGGGGTGGATGAGTGTGCAAGCTGGGGAGATTATTTCTACGTTGAGGCGCTGGTGCGTTTCACCCAGAGCTGGAAACTGTACTGGTAA
- the lysM gene encoding peptidoglycan-binding protein LysM, translating into MGLFNFVKEAGEKLWDNLTDHKGQSDKITEHLKKLNIPGSDKVQVNVTDGKASVTGDGLTQEQKEKIQVAVGNIAGVSEVENNITATDAQDEATYYTVKSGDTLSAISKTVYGDANQYNKIFEANRPMLSSPDKIYPGQTLRIPKA; encoded by the coding sequence ATGGGACTTTTTAACTTCGTAAAAGAAGCAGGCGAAAAGCTGTGGGATAACCTGACCGATCATAAAGGTCAGAGCGACAAAATCACCGAGCACCTCAAGAAACTCAACATTCCCGGTTCCGACAAGGTTCAGGTTAACGTCACCGACGGCAAGGCCAGCGTGACGGGCGACGGACTGACGCAGGAGCAGAAAGAAAAAATCCAGGTCGCCGTCGGCAACATCGCAGGCGTCAGCGAGGTGGAGAACAATATCACCGCAACAGATGCCCAGGATGAAGCCACCTACTATACGGTGAAATCCGGCGATACCCTGAGCGCGATCTCCAAAACCGTGTACGGCGATGCTAACCAGTACAACAAGATTTTTGAGGCTAACCGCCCAATGCTCTCCAGTCCGGATAAAATCTATCCCGGCCAGACGCTGCGTATTCCAAAAGCGTGA
- a CDS encoding putative quinol monooxygenase, with translation MLTVIAEIRTRPGQHHRQAVLDEFAKIIPTVLKEEGCHGYAPMVDAATSASFQATAPDSIIMVEQWETVAHLEAHLQTAHMKAWSDAVKGDVLETHIRILEQGV, from the coding sequence ATGCTTACCGTTATTGCTGAAATCCGTACGCGTCCTGGCCAACATCACCGTCAGGCGGTACTGGATGAGTTTGCGAAGATCATCCCGACCGTACTGAAAGAAGAAGGCTGCCACGGCTACGCGCCGATGGTGGACGCCGCCACCAGTGCAAGCTTCCAGGCGACCGCGCCAGACTCAATCATCATGGTTGAGCAGTGGGAAACCGTCGCGCACCTCGAAGCCCATTTGCAGACCGCGCATATGAAAGCGTGGAGCGATGCGGTGAAAGGGGACGTTCTGGAAACCCACATCCGCATTCTGGAGCAAGGGGTTTAA
- a CDS encoding NAD(P)H-dependent oxidoreductase, with the protein MSNILIINGAKEFAHSKGQLNDTLTEVADGFLRDAGHDVKVVRADSNYDVKAEVQNFLWADVVIWQMPGWWMGAPWTVKKYMDDVFTEGHGSLYASDGRTRSDASKKYGSGGLIQGKKYMLSLTWNAPLEAFTEQDQFFEGVGVDGAYLPFHKANQFLGMAPLPTFIVNDVIKMPDVPRYIAEYRKHLAEIFA; encoded by the coding sequence ATGAGCAACATTCTGATTATCAACGGCGCGAAAGAATTTGCGCACTCTAAAGGCCAGCTCAATGACACCCTGACCGAGGTCGCGGATGGTTTTCTGCGCGACGCCGGACATGATGTTAAGGTCGTGCGCGCGGACAGCAATTACGACGTGAAGGCCGAAGTGCAGAACTTCCTGTGGGCCGACGTGGTGATCTGGCAGATGCCGGGCTGGTGGATGGGCGCACCGTGGACCGTGAAAAAATACATGGACGACGTCTTTACCGAAGGTCACGGTTCGCTGTATGCCAGCGACGGCCGCACCCGCTCAGATGCCTCTAAAAAATACGGTTCCGGCGGCCTGATTCAGGGCAAAAAATACATGCTCTCCCTGACCTGGAACGCCCCGCTAGAAGCGTTCACTGAGCAAGATCAGTTCTTTGAAGGCGTGGGCGTAGACGGCGCGTATCTGCCGTTCCATAAGGCGAATCAGTTCCTGGGAATGGCGCCGCTGCCGACCTTTATCGTCAACGACGTGATTAAAATGCCGGACGTCCCGCGCTATATCGCAGAATATCGCAAGCATCTCGCGGAAATTTTTGCTTAA
- the qseC gene encoding quorum sensing histidine kinase QseC, giving the protein MKLSLKLRLTLLFLLLSLAAWFAASVVAWHQTTDKLDKLFDTQQMLFAKRLLTMDVDELRAPERMREVPKKAKHGHLDDDALAFAIFTADGSMVLNDGENGRDIPYHYRRDGFADGQLQDDNDEWRFLWLTSPDGKYRVVVGQEWEYRQDMALDVVSSQLTPWLVALPVMLLLLIVLLSRELKPLKNLAQTLRSRSPDATDTLPTHGVPTEVRPLLDALNHLFARTQEMMARERRFTSDAAHELRSPLAALKVQTDVAQLSLDDPEAQSKALGQLHAGIDRASRLVDQLLTLSRLDSLDNLADVEPVMMADLLQSAVLDIWHPAQQAGIDIRLNVNAPEVMRHGQPLLLSLLGRNLLDNAVRYSPRGSVVDVTLNARSFTVRDNGPGISSDALARLGERFYRPPGQDATGSGLGLSIVKRIAALHGMRVSLRNAPEGGFEVTISW; this is encoded by the coding sequence ATGAAACTGAGCCTGAAGCTGCGCCTGACGCTCCTCTTTTTGCTGCTGTCTCTGGCGGCCTGGTTTGCCGCAAGCGTGGTGGCCTGGCATCAGACGACCGACAAGCTCGATAAGCTGTTCGATACCCAGCAAATGCTGTTTGCCAAACGGCTGCTGACGATGGACGTGGACGAACTCCGCGCCCCGGAACGCATGCGTGAGGTGCCGAAAAAAGCCAAACACGGCCATCTTGACGACGATGCGCTGGCCTTCGCGATCTTCACCGCCGACGGCAGCATGGTGCTTAACGACGGCGAAAACGGGCGCGACATACCTTATCACTACCGCCGGGACGGTTTTGCTGACGGTCAGTTGCAGGATGACAACGACGAATGGCGTTTTCTGTGGCTGACGTCCCCGGACGGGAAATACCGCGTGGTGGTGGGCCAGGAGTGGGAGTACCGACAGGATATGGCGCTGGACGTGGTCAGTTCGCAGCTGACGCCGTGGCTGGTGGCGCTGCCTGTCATGCTGCTGTTGCTGATTGTCCTGCTGAGCCGGGAGCTGAAACCGCTGAAAAACCTGGCGCAGACCCTGCGTTCGCGCTCGCCGGATGCGACCGACACGCTGCCCACCCACGGCGTACCGACGGAGGTTCGCCCCCTGCTTGATGCGCTTAACCATCTTTTCGCCCGTACGCAGGAGATGATGGCCCGCGAGCGCCGCTTCACCTCGGATGCCGCCCATGAGTTGCGCAGTCCGCTGGCCGCGCTGAAGGTGCAAACTGACGTGGCGCAGCTTTCCCTCGACGATCCCGAGGCGCAGTCTAAAGCGCTGGGGCAACTGCATGCGGGCATCGACCGCGCCTCCCGGCTGGTGGACCAGCTGCTCACCCTGTCGCGCCTGGATTCACTGGATAATCTTGCTGACGTCGAACCCGTGATGATGGCCGATTTGCTGCAATCCGCGGTGCTGGATATCTGGCACCCGGCGCAGCAGGCGGGCATTGATATTCGGCTCAACGTCAACGCACCCGAGGTGATGCGTCACGGGCAGCCGCTGCTGCTGAGCCTGCTGGGGCGTAATCTGCTGGACAACGCCGTTCGATACAGTCCGCGCGGCAGCGTGGTGGACGTGACGCTGAACGCCCGAAGCTTTACCGTGCGCGACAACGGCCCGGGCATTTCATCCGATGCGCTGGCGCGTCTCGGCGAGCGCTTTTATCGCCCACCGGGGCAGGACGCGACGGGCAGCGGTCTGGGGTTGTCTATCGTGAAGCGTATCGCGGCGCTCCACGGGATGCGCGTCTCGCTGCGCAATGCGCCTGAAGGAGGCTTTGAGGTGACCATCAGCTGGTAG
- the qseB gene encoding quorum sensing response regulator transcription factor QseB: MRILLVEDDKLIGDGIKAGLSKMGFNVDWFTDGKTGQAALYTAPYDAVVLDLTLPEIDGLAILRAWRESGKSEPVLILTARDALNQRVEGLRLGADDYLCKPFALIEVAARLEALVRRSHGQARSELRHGKVTLDPASLVATLEGETLVLKPKEFALLELLMRNAGRVLPRKTIEEKLYNWDDDVSSNAVEVHVHHLRRKLGSEFIRTVHGIGYTLGDA; encoded by the coding sequence ATGCGCATTTTACTGGTAGAAGACGACAAGCTCATCGGCGATGGCATCAAAGCAGGCTTAAGCAAAATGGGCTTTAACGTGGACTGGTTTACAGACGGTAAAACCGGGCAGGCGGCCCTGTACACCGCGCCGTATGATGCCGTGGTGCTGGACCTGACGCTGCCGGAAATCGACGGGCTTGCGATCCTGCGCGCATGGCGCGAAAGCGGTAAGAGCGAACCGGTACTGATCCTCACGGCGCGGGATGCGCTGAACCAGCGCGTCGAAGGGTTACGCCTGGGGGCGGATGATTATCTGTGCAAGCCGTTCGCGCTGATTGAAGTGGCGGCCCGCCTCGAAGCGCTGGTGCGCCGCAGCCACGGACAGGCGCGCAGCGAGCTGCGTCACGGCAAGGTCACGCTCGATCCGGCAAGCCTTGTCGCCACGCTGGAGGGCGAAACGCTGGTGCTCAAACCAAAAGAGTTCGCCCTGCTGGAACTGCTGATGCGCAACGCGGGCCGCGTGCTGCCGCGCAAGACCATCGAAGAGAAACTCTACAACTGGGATGATGACGTCTCCAGCAATGCTGTCGAAGTCCACGTTCATCATTTACGCCGCAAGCTCGGCAGCGAATTTATCCGCACCGTGCACGGCATCGGTTATACCCTGGGTGACGCATGA
- a CDS encoding YgiW/YdeI family stress tolerance OB fold protein translates to MKKFAAIAAIMMMTTAPVFAAQGGFSGPSATQNQTHTLQGGFVDNNANLTTAAKVKDMKDDSWVKLRGNITERLSDDRYTFRDESGTVVVEIDHKRWNGVTVTPQDKVELQGKIDKDWNEFEIDVKQVIKLNK, encoded by the coding sequence ATGAAAAAATTCGCTGCAATTGCTGCCATCATGATGATGACCACGGCCCCTGTCTTTGCTGCACAGGGCGGCTTCTCTGGCCCATCTGCGACACAGAACCAGACGCATACCCTGCAGGGTGGCTTTGTCGATAACAACGCCAACCTCACCACCGCGGCTAAAGTCAAAGACATGAAGGACGACAGCTGGGTGAAACTGCGCGGTAATATTACCGAGCGCCTGTCCGATGATCGTTACACCTTCCGCGATGAAAGCGGCACGGTGGTGGTGGAGATCGACCACAAGCGCTGGAATGGCGTGACGGTGACGCCACAGGATAAAGTCGAACTCCAGGGTAAAATCGATAAAGACTGGAACGAGTTTGAAATCGACGTGAAGCAGGTTATCAAGCTGAACAAATAA
- the parC gene encoding DNA topoisomerase IV subunit A, whose protein sequence is MSDMAERLALHEFTENAYLNYSMYVIMDRALPFIGDGLKPVQRRIVYAMSELGLNATAKFKKSARTVGDVLGKYHPHGDSACYEAMVLMAQPFSYRYPLVDGQGNWGAPDDPKSFAAMRYTESRLSKYAEVLLGELGQGTVDWVPNFDGTMQEPKMLPARLPNILLNGTTGIAVGMATDIPPHNLREVAKAAITLIEQPKTSLDELLDIVQGPDYPTEAEIITSRAEIRKIYQNGRGSVRMRAVWTKEDGAVVITALPHQVSGAKVLEQIASQMRNKKLPMVDDLRDESDHENPTRLVIVPRSNRVDMEQVMNHLFATTDLEKSYRINLNMIGLDGRPAVKNLLEILTEWLAFRRDTVRRRLNHRLEKVLKRLHILEGLLVAFLNIDEVIEIIRTEDEPKPALMSRFGISETQAEAILELKLRHLARLEEMKIRGEQNELEKERDQLQAILASERKMNTLLKKELQADADAFGDDRRSPLHEREEAKAMNEHDMLPSEPVTIVLSQSGWVRSAKGHDIDAPGLSYKSGDSFKAAVKGKSNQPVAFIDSTGRSYAIDPITLPSARGQGEPLTGKLTLPPGATVDHMLMEADDQKLLMASDAGYGFICTFNDLVSRNRAGKALISLPDNAHVMPPLIIENESDMLLAITAAGRMLMFPVSDLPELSKGKGNKIINIPSAEAAKGEDSLAHLFLLPPQSTLTIHVGKRKIKLRPEELQKVVGERGRRGSLMRGLQRIDRVEIDSPTRSKADDSEE, encoded by the coding sequence ATGAGCGATATGGCAGAGCGCCTCGCGCTACATGAATTCACGGAAAACGCCTACCTGAACTACTCCATGTACGTCATCATGGACAGGGCGTTGCCGTTTATCGGGGATGGCCTGAAGCCCGTTCAGCGCCGCATCGTCTATGCGATGTCCGAACTGGGGCTGAACGCCACCGCCAAGTTCAAAAAATCCGCCCGTACCGTCGGTGACGTGCTGGGTAAATACCATCCGCACGGCGACAGCGCCTGCTATGAAGCGATGGTGCTGATGGCCCAGCCGTTCTCTTATCGCTATCCGCTGGTGGATGGCCAGGGGAACTGGGGTGCGCCGGACGATCCGAAATCCTTCGCGGCGATGCGTTATACCGAATCCCGTCTGTCTAAATATGCCGAAGTGCTGTTGGGCGAGCTGGGACAGGGCACGGTTGACTGGGTGCCAAACTTCGACGGTACGATGCAGGAGCCGAAAATGCTGCCTGCGCGTCTGCCGAACATCCTGCTGAACGGCACAACGGGTATCGCCGTGGGTATGGCAACGGACATTCCGCCGCACAACCTGCGTGAAGTGGCAAAAGCCGCCATCACCCTGATTGAGCAGCCGAAAACCTCGCTGGACGAACTGCTGGATATCGTGCAGGGGCCGGACTATCCGACCGAAGCCGAGATCATCACCTCGCGTGCGGAAATCCGCAAAATCTACCAGAACGGTCGCGGCTCCGTGCGTATGCGTGCGGTGTGGACCAAAGAAGACGGGGCCGTGGTGATCACCGCGCTGCCGCACCAGGTATCCGGTGCGAAGGTGCTGGAGCAGATCGCCTCCCAGATGCGCAATAAAAAGCTGCCGATGGTGGACGATCTGCGCGACGAATCGGACCACGAAAACCCGACCCGTCTGGTGATTGTGCCGCGCTCTAACCGCGTGGACATGGAGCAGGTGATGAACCACCTGTTCGCCACTACCGATCTGGAAAAGAGCTACCGCATCAACCTGAACATGATTGGTCTGGACGGTCGTCCGGCGGTGAAAAACCTGCTGGAGATCCTCACCGAATGGCTGGCCTTCCGCCGCGATACGGTGCGCCGTCGTCTGAACCATCGTCTGGAAAAAGTGCTTAAGCGCCTGCATATTCTCGAAGGTTTGCTGGTGGCGTTCCTCAACATTGACGAAGTGATCGAGATCATTCGTACCGAGGACGAACCCAAGCCCGCCCTGATGTCGCGCTTTGGCATCAGCGAAACCCAGGCCGAAGCGATCCTCGAACTGAAACTGCGCCATCTCGCCAGACTGGAAGAGATGAAGATCCGCGGTGAACAGAACGAGCTGGAAAAAGAGCGCGATCAGCTTCAGGCGATTCTGGCGTCCGAGCGCAAGATGAACACCCTGCTGAAGAAAGAGTTGCAGGCCGATGCCGACGCCTTTGGCGACGACCGTCGTTCTCCGCTGCACGAGCGCGAAGAAGCGAAGGCGATGAACGAGCACGACATGCTGCCGTCCGAGCCGGTGACCATCGTGCTTTCCCAGAGCGGCTGGGTGCGTAGCGCCAAAGGCCATGATATTGACGCGCCGGGCCTGAGCTACAAATCCGGTGACAGCTTTAAGGCGGCGGTAAAAGGCAAAAGCAACCAGCCGGTGGCGTTTATCGACTCCACGGGCCGCAGCTACGCTATTGATCCGATCACGCTGCCGTCTGCGCGCGGTCAGGGCGAGCCGCTGACCGGTAAGCTGACGCTGCCGCCGGGTGCCACGGTTGACCACATGCTGATGGAAGCCGACGACCAGAAGCTGCTGATGGCGTCCGATGCGGGCTACGGCTTTATCTGTACCTTTAACGATCTGGTGTCGCGTAACCGTGCCGGTAAAGCGCTGATCAGCCTGCCGGATAACGCACACGTCATGCCGCCGCTGATCATCGAGAACGAAAGCGACATGCTGCTGGCGATCACCGCTGCTGGACGTATGCTGATGTTCCCGGTCAGCGATCTGCCGGAGCTGTCGAAAGGGAAGGGCAACAAGATCATCAATATCCCGTCTGCGGAAGCGGCAAAAGGCGAAGATAGCCTCGCGCATCTCTTCCTGCTGCCGCCGCAGAGCACCCTGACCATTCATGTCGGCAAGCGTAAGATCAAGCTGCGCCCGGAAGAGTTGCAGAAGGTGGTGGGTGAGCGTGGACGTCGCGGCTCACTGATGCGCGGCCTCCAGCGCATCGACCGCGTGGAGATCGACTCCCCGACGCGCAGCAAAGCGGACGACAGCGAAGAGTAA
- the plsC gene encoding 1-acylglycerol-3-phosphate O-acyltransferase: MLYIVRLILTVIYCILVCIFGSIYCLFSPRNPKHVATFGHMFGRLAPLFGLKVEKRLPEGAENFGNAIYIANHQNNYDMVTASNIVLPPTVTVGKKSLLWIPFFGQLYWLTGNLLIDRNNRAKAHGTIAEVVDQFKKRRISIWMFPEGTRSRGRGLLPFKTGAFHAAIAAGVPIIPVCVSNTSNKINLNRLNNGLVIVEMLPPVDTSKYGKDQVRELATHCRELMAQHIAQLDKEVAEREAAGKI, from the coding sequence ATGCTATACATTGTTCGTCTCATTCTTACCGTTATTTACTGCATTCTGGTCTGTATTTTCGGATCGATTTACTGCCTGTTCAGCCCGCGTAACCCAAAACATGTTGCGACGTTTGGCCACATGTTTGGTCGTCTTGCGCCGCTGTTTGGCCTGAAGGTTGAAAAGCGTCTGCCTGAAGGGGCGGAGAATTTCGGTAACGCCATCTATATCGCTAACCATCAGAACAACTACGATATGGTGACGGCCTCCAATATTGTTCTTCCGCCGACCGTAACCGTGGGTAAAAAGAGCCTGCTGTGGATCCCGTTTTTCGGCCAGCTGTACTGGCTCACCGGTAATTTGCTGATTGACCGTAACAACCGCGCCAAAGCGCATGGCACCATTGCGGAAGTGGTGGATCAGTTTAAAAAGCGCCGGATCTCAATCTGGATGTTCCCGGAAGGGACGCGCAGCCGTGGTCGCGGCCTGCTGCCGTTCAAGACCGGTGCGTTTCATGCTGCAATTGCGGCGGGCGTTCCAATTATTCCCGTGTGTGTTTCCAATACATCGAATAAGATTAATCTTAACCGTCTGAATAACGGACTGGTGATTGTCGAAATGCTGCCGCCGGTGGATACCTCTAAATACGGTAAAGACCAGGTGCGCGAGCTGGCCACGCACTGCCGCGAGCTGATGGCTCAGCACATTGCGCAGCTCGATAAAGAAGTTGCAGAGCGAGAAGCCGCCGGTAAGATTTAA